The sequence TGGGCTTCGGGCCCTTCGGCATCTTGGCGCCTCTGGGCATCGGGCCCTTCGGCATCTGCATCGACCGGGGGAGCGCCTGGAGCCGGTCGTTCAGCTCGGCGACCTGCCCCTTGGTGAGGTTGCGGGGGAGCTTCATCAGGTGGCGCTGAAGCTTGTCGACCGGGACCTGGCCCTCGTCGTCGCCGACCTGCACGTCATAGATCGGCACCTGCTGGGCGGCGCGGGAGATGCGCTTCTTCTCCGCACCGAGCAGCGGGCCGACGCGGCTGCGCGGGCCCTCCGAGACGAGCACCACGCCGGGGCGCCCCACCGCGCGGTGCACCATGTCGAGGTTGCGGTTGCCGCTGACCGCCTCGGTCACCGACCAGTTGCCCCGCATGTTCTTCAGGATCGCGGCGGCGGCGCCGGGCTGCCCGGCGATCACCTTGTACTGCGCGCGCTGCGCCAGCTGCCCGAAGACGATCATGCCGACGGCGAACGCGGCGAGGATGCCCAGCGGGATGAAGAACCACAGCTGGCCGATGAGCAGCCCGATGAGGATGACGACGACCAGCGCCCCGATCGCGGAGGCGAACA is a genomic window of Actinomadura citrea containing:
- a CDS encoding DUF4191 domain-containing protein, producing the protein MSKKPTDGAQESPGRLKQIRMVAQVLRQADPKALPIVFASAIGALVVVILIGLLIGQLWFFIPLGILAAFAVGMIVFGQLAQRAQYKVIAGQPGAAAAILKNMRGNWSVTEAVSGNRNLDMVHRAVGRPGVVLVSEGPRSRVGPLLGAEKKRISRAAQQVPIYDVQVGDDEGQVPVDKLQRHLMKLPRNLTKGQVAELNDRLQALPRSMQMPKGPMPRGAKMPKGPKPKLR